A region from the Sphaerodactylus townsendi isolate TG3544 linkage group LG01, MPM_Stown_v2.3, whole genome shotgun sequence genome encodes:
- the SNX17 gene encoding sorting nexin-17 isoform X2, with protein sequence MHFSIPETETRAGEGGNAAYVAYNIHVNGVLHCQVRYSQLLGLHEQLRKEYGANVVPAFPPKKIFTLTPAEVEQRREQLEKYMQAVRQDHLLGGSEIFNSFLRKAQQETQQIPTEEVQLEVLLSNGQKVKINILTSDQTEDVLEAVASKLDLPEDLIGYFHLFLVREAKDGAFSFIRKLQEFELPYVSVTSLRNPEYKILLRKRWCGSVRSKQCRRLYFLVMPISSQTVADIERGWILASKEQHRQLKSLQEKVSKKEFIRLAQTLKYYGYLKFDPCITDFPEKGCHVIVGAGNSELNFQVKLPNDQIKEGSFKVTRMRCWRVTSSVHKPQALTLHVSQVPVNNGTSGPTAGKSEVKLELAFEYLMSKDRLQWVTITSPQAIMLSICLQSMVDELMVKKSGGSIRKMFRRRANGALQRSDSQQAVKSPPLLDSPDANRESIAKVSSKLSSVSLRPINHSSSSTDIRANDFHGNFAFEGIGEEDL encoded by the exons CTAAGGAAGGAGTATGGCGCCAACGTGGTACCGGCCTTCCCCCCAAAGAAGATCTTCACTCTCACCCCAGCAGAAGTCGAGCAACGACGGGAGCAGCTGGAAAAGTACATGCAGGCGG TACGACAGGACCACTTGCTGGGAGGCAGTGAGATCTTCAACAGCTTCCTGCGCAAAGCTCAGCAG GAGACCCAGCAGATCCCCACTGAAGAGGTGCAGCTGGAGGTGCTTCTGTCCAACGGGCAGAAGGTCAAGATCAACATCCTCACCTCAGATCAGACCGAGGATGTCCTCGAG GCAGTAGCCTCCAAGCTGGACCTGCCAGAGGACTTGATTGGCTACTTCCACCTTTTCCTGGTACGAGAAGCCAAGGACGGAGCCTTTTCCT TTATCCGGAAACTGCAGGAATTTGAACTGCCATACGTGTCTGTCACCAGCCTCCGCAACCCAGAGTACAAGATCCTTCTGCGGAAAAG GTGGTGTGGGAGTGTTAGGAGCAAGCAATGCAGACGTCTCTACTTCCTCGTCATGCCCATCTCTTCACAGACGGTAGCGGACATTGAGCGGGGCTGGATACTTGCCAGCAAGGAACAGCACCGTCAGTTGAAGTCCTTGCAGGAAAAGGTCTCTAAGAAGGAG TTCATCCGCCTGGCACAGACCCTCAAGTATTATGGCTATCTCAAATTTGACCCCTGTATTACTGACTTCCCTGAGAAAGGCTGCCATGTCATTGTCGGAGCTGGGAACAGTGAGTTGAACTTCCAGGTCAAGCTGCCCAATGACCAGATCAAGGAGGGGAGTTTCAAAGTAACCCGCATGCGCTGCTGGCGGGTTACTTCCTCG GTACATAAGCCTCAGGCTCTTACCCTGCACGTTTCTCAGGTCCCTGTGAACAACGGCACCTCGGGCCCAACAGCTGGCAAGTCAGAAGTGAAGTTGGAACTGGCCTTTGAGTATCTGATGAGCAAGGACCGCCTGCAGTGGGTCACCATTACCAGTCCACAA GCTATAATGCTGAGCATCTGCCTGCAGTCCATGGTGGATGAGCTGATGGTGAAGAAATCAGGAGGCAGCATCCGCAAG ATGTTCCGCAGGCGAGCCAACGGTGCCCTGCAGCGTTCGGATAGCCAACAGGCAGTAAAGTCGCCTCCACTTCTG GATTCTCCCGATGCCAACAGGGAATCAATTGCAAAGGTCTCG agCAAGCTCAGCTCTGTCAGCCTGCGGCCAATCAACCATTCCAGCTCTTCCACCGACATCCGGGCCAACGACTTTCATGGCAACTTTGCCTTTGAAGGCATCGGCGAGGAGGACCTTTAG
- the SNX17 gene encoding sorting nexin-17 isoform X1: MHFSIPETETRAGEGGNAAYVAYNIHVNGVLHCQVRYSQLLGLHEQLRKEYGANVVPAFPPKKIFTLTPAEVEQRREQLEKYMQAVRQDHLLGGSEIFNSFLRKAQQETQQIPTEEVQLEVLLSNGQKVKINILTSDQTEDVLEAVASKLDLPEDLIGYFHLFLVREAKDGAFSFIRKLQEFELPYVSVTSLRNPEYKILLRKSYWDSAYDDDVMEQRVGLNLLYAQTVADIERGWILASKEQHRQLKSLQEKVSKKEFIRLAQTLKYYGYLKFDPCITDFPEKGCHVIVGAGNSELNFQVKLPNDQIKEGSFKVTRMRCWRVTSSVHKPQALTLHVSQVPVNNGTSGPTAGKSEVKLELAFEYLMSKDRLQWVTITSPQAIMLSICLQSMVDELMVKKSGGSIRKMFRRRANGALQRSDSQQAVKSPPLLDSPDANRESIAKVSSKLSSVSLRPINHSSSSTDIRANDFHGNFAFEGIGEEDL, encoded by the exons CTAAGGAAGGAGTATGGCGCCAACGTGGTACCGGCCTTCCCCCCAAAGAAGATCTTCACTCTCACCCCAGCAGAAGTCGAGCAACGACGGGAGCAGCTGGAAAAGTACATGCAGGCGG TACGACAGGACCACTTGCTGGGAGGCAGTGAGATCTTCAACAGCTTCCTGCGCAAAGCTCAGCAG GAGACCCAGCAGATCCCCACTGAAGAGGTGCAGCTGGAGGTGCTTCTGTCCAACGGGCAGAAGGTCAAGATCAACATCCTCACCTCAGATCAGACCGAGGATGTCCTCGAG GCAGTAGCCTCCAAGCTGGACCTGCCAGAGGACTTGATTGGCTACTTCCACCTTTTCCTGGTACGAGAAGCCAAGGACGGAGCCTTTTCCT TTATCCGGAAACTGCAGGAATTTGAACTGCCATACGTGTCTGTCACCAGCCTCCGCAACCCAGAGTACAAGATCCTTCTGCGGAAAAG CTACTGGGACTCTGCCTATGATGATGATGTCATGGAGCAGCGGGTGGGGCTGAACCTGCTCTATGCCCAG ACGGTAGCGGACATTGAGCGGGGCTGGATACTTGCCAGCAAGGAACAGCACCGTCAGTTGAAGTCCTTGCAGGAAAAGGTCTCTAAGAAGGAG TTCATCCGCCTGGCACAGACCCTCAAGTATTATGGCTATCTCAAATTTGACCCCTGTATTACTGACTTCCCTGAGAAAGGCTGCCATGTCATTGTCGGAGCTGGGAACAGTGAGTTGAACTTCCAGGTCAAGCTGCCCAATGACCAGATCAAGGAGGGGAGTTTCAAAGTAACCCGCATGCGCTGCTGGCGGGTTACTTCCTCG GTACATAAGCCTCAGGCTCTTACCCTGCACGTTTCTCAGGTCCCTGTGAACAACGGCACCTCGGGCCCAACAGCTGGCAAGTCAGAAGTGAAGTTGGAACTGGCCTTTGAGTATCTGATGAGCAAGGACCGCCTGCAGTGGGTCACCATTACCAGTCCACAA GCTATAATGCTGAGCATCTGCCTGCAGTCCATGGTGGATGAGCTGATGGTGAAGAAATCAGGAGGCAGCATCCGCAAG ATGTTCCGCAGGCGAGCCAACGGTGCCCTGCAGCGTTCGGATAGCCAACAGGCAGTAAAGTCGCCTCCACTTCTG GATTCTCCCGATGCCAACAGGGAATCAATTGCAAAGGTCTCG agCAAGCTCAGCTCTGTCAGCCTGCGGCCAATCAACCATTCCAGCTCTTCCACCGACATCCGGGCCAACGACTTTCATGGCAACTTTGCCTTTGAAGGCATCGGCGAGGAGGACCTTTAG
- the ZNF513 gene encoding zinc finger protein 513 isoform X1: MPRRKQRNPQPVKVEAIGAPAEPPGDSLAPQGSFLLEDELEDSGDQMLAFEKDSEDSLEGTPEEEFGPVCQTQEDRETDGGPGLACQHCGLPSGSAPCRPCPEVEEGSPKERIVFSCQLCPFASHYSSHLKRHMKTHNGEKPYRCPHCSYASAQLVNLTRHLRTHTGEKPYRCPTCPFACSSLGNLKRHQRVHGQERLPRCSSCNCRCIHNNSLQHNSQQLQGESEPELEGPPVADQETEPLLPGSPFLRPEDSATVLPELLFPFTCRACGLVLEADEGLDEPVCGRCSLTVMGTEPESPKGFSCQLCPFVTTYPNHLARHMKTHSGEKPFACALCPYASAHLDNLKRHQRVHTGEKPYKCPLCPYACGNLANLKRHGRIHSGDKPFHCRLCSYSCNQSMNLKRHMLRHTGEKPFQCRTCPYTTGHWDNYKRHQKVHGQVLTDEGEPGPDSGMP, from the exons ATGCCCCGCCGGAAGCAGCGTAACCCACAGCCAGTCAAAG TGGAGGCCATTGGAGCTCCCGCTGAGCCCCCGGGAGACAGCCTGGCGCCGCAGGGCAGCTTCCTCCTGGAGGACGAGCTGGAGGACAGCGGCGACCAGATGCTGGCTTTCGAGAAAGATTCAGAAG ACTCACTAGAGGGGACGcctgaggaggagtttggacctGTGTGTCAGACCCAGGAGGACAGAGAGACTGATGGTGGTCCCGGCCTGGCCTGTCAACACTGTGGCCTGCCTTCTGGCTCCGCCCCCTGCCGTCCCTGCCCGGAGGTGGAAGAAGGATCCCCTAAGGAGCGCATTGTCTTCTCCTGCCAGCTGTGCCCCTTCGCTTCGCATTACTCCAGCCACCTCAAACGGCACATGAAGACTCACAACGGTGAAAAGCCTTATCGCTGCCCACACTGCTCCTACGCCTCGGCCCAGCTGGTCAACCTGACGCGCCACCTGCgcacccacacaggggagaagccataccgCTGCCCCACTTGCCCATTTGCTTGCAGCAGCCTTGGCAACCTCAAGAGGCACCAGCGAGTCCACGGCCAGGAACGGCTGCCGCGCTGCAGCTCCTGCAACTGTCGCTGCATCCACAACAACTCTCTCCAGCACAACAGCCAGCAGCTCCAGGGAGAATCAGAGCCAGAGTTGGAGGGACCTCCTGTAGCTGACCAGGAGACAG AGCCACTGCTGCCTGGTTCCCCCTTTCTGCGGCCTGAAGACTCTGCCACTGTTCTCCCCGAGCTGCTATTCCCATTTACCTGCCGAGCCTGTGGACTGGTTCTGGAGGCTGACGAGGGCCTGGACGAGCCAGTGTGCGGGCGCTGCAGCCTGACAGTTATGGGGACCGAGCCTGAGTCTCCTAAAGGCTTCTCGTGCCAGCTGTGTCCTTTTGTTACCACCTATCCCAACCACCTGGCACGGCACATGAAGACCCACAGCGGTGAAAAACCTTTCGCCTGTGCCCTCTGCCCATATGCCTCGGCCCACTTAGATAACCTCAAGCGCCATCAGCGAGTGCACACTGGCGAGAAGCCTTACAAGTGCCCGCTGTGCCCCTACGCCTGCGGCAACCTTGCCAACCTCAAGCGCCACGGCCGCATCCACTCGGGGGACAAGCCCTTCCACTGCCGCCTCTGTTCCTACTCCTGCAACCAGAGCATGAACCTCAAGCGCCACATGCTGAGACATACCGGCGAGAAGCCTTTCCAGTGCCGCACCTGCCCCTACACCACTGGGCACTGGGACAACTACAAGCGCCACCAAAAGGTGCATGGGCAGGTCTTGACAGATGAAGGGGAACCAGGCCCCGACAGCGGGATGCCCTAA
- the ZNF513 gene encoding zinc finger protein 513 isoform X2 encodes MPRRKQRNPQPVKDSLEGTPEEEFGPVCQTQEDRETDGGPGLACQHCGLPSGSAPCRPCPEVEEGSPKERIVFSCQLCPFASHYSSHLKRHMKTHNGEKPYRCPHCSYASAQLVNLTRHLRTHTGEKPYRCPTCPFACSSLGNLKRHQRVHGQERLPRCSSCNCRCIHNNSLQHNSQQLQGESEPELEGPPVADQETEPLLPGSPFLRPEDSATVLPELLFPFTCRACGLVLEADEGLDEPVCGRCSLTVMGTEPESPKGFSCQLCPFVTTYPNHLARHMKTHSGEKPFACALCPYASAHLDNLKRHQRVHTGEKPYKCPLCPYACGNLANLKRHGRIHSGDKPFHCRLCSYSCNQSMNLKRHMLRHTGEKPFQCRTCPYTTGHWDNYKRHQKVHGQVLTDEGEPGPDSGMP; translated from the exons ATGCCCCGCCGGAAGCAGCGTAACCCACAGCCAGTCAAAG ACTCACTAGAGGGGACGcctgaggaggagtttggacctGTGTGTCAGACCCAGGAGGACAGAGAGACTGATGGTGGTCCCGGCCTGGCCTGTCAACACTGTGGCCTGCCTTCTGGCTCCGCCCCCTGCCGTCCCTGCCCGGAGGTGGAAGAAGGATCCCCTAAGGAGCGCATTGTCTTCTCCTGCCAGCTGTGCCCCTTCGCTTCGCATTACTCCAGCCACCTCAAACGGCACATGAAGACTCACAACGGTGAAAAGCCTTATCGCTGCCCACACTGCTCCTACGCCTCGGCCCAGCTGGTCAACCTGACGCGCCACCTGCgcacccacacaggggagaagccataccgCTGCCCCACTTGCCCATTTGCTTGCAGCAGCCTTGGCAACCTCAAGAGGCACCAGCGAGTCCACGGCCAGGAACGGCTGCCGCGCTGCAGCTCCTGCAACTGTCGCTGCATCCACAACAACTCTCTCCAGCACAACAGCCAGCAGCTCCAGGGAGAATCAGAGCCAGAGTTGGAGGGACCTCCTGTAGCTGACCAGGAGACAG AGCCACTGCTGCCTGGTTCCCCCTTTCTGCGGCCTGAAGACTCTGCCACTGTTCTCCCCGAGCTGCTATTCCCATTTACCTGCCGAGCCTGTGGACTGGTTCTGGAGGCTGACGAGGGCCTGGACGAGCCAGTGTGCGGGCGCTGCAGCCTGACAGTTATGGGGACCGAGCCTGAGTCTCCTAAAGGCTTCTCGTGCCAGCTGTGTCCTTTTGTTACCACCTATCCCAACCACCTGGCACGGCACATGAAGACCCACAGCGGTGAAAAACCTTTCGCCTGTGCCCTCTGCCCATATGCCTCGGCCCACTTAGATAACCTCAAGCGCCATCAGCGAGTGCACACTGGCGAGAAGCCTTACAAGTGCCCGCTGTGCCCCTACGCCTGCGGCAACCTTGCCAACCTCAAGCGCCACGGCCGCATCCACTCGGGGGACAAGCCCTTCCACTGCCGCCTCTGTTCCTACTCCTGCAACCAGAGCATGAACCTCAAGCGCCACATGCTGAGACATACCGGCGAGAAGCCTTTCCAGTGCCGCACCTGCCCCTACACCACTGGGCACTGGGACAACTACAAGCGCCACCAAAAGGTGCATGGGCAGGTCTTGACAGATGAAGGGGAACCAGGCCCCGACAGCGGGATGCCCTAA
- the SNX17 gene encoding sorting nexin-17 isoform X3, whose product MHFSIPETETRAGEGGNAAYVAYNIHVNGVLHCQVRYSQLLGLHEQLRKEYGANVVPAFPPKKIFTLTPAEVEQRREQLEKYMQAVRQDHLLGGSEIFNSFLRKAQQETQQIPTEEVQLEVLLSNGQKVKINILTSDQTEDVLEAVASKLDLPEDLIGYFHLFLVREAKDGAFSFIRKLQEFELPYVSVTSLRNPEYKILLRKSYWDSAYDDDVMEQRVGLNLLYAQTVADIERGWILASKEQHRQLKSLQEKVSKKEFIRLAQTLKYYGYLKFDPCITDFPEKGCHVIVGAGNSELNFQVKLPNDQIKEGSFKVTRMRCWRVTSSVPVNNGTSGPTAGKSEVKLELAFEYLMSKDRLQWVTITSPQAIMLSICLQSMVDELMVKKSGGSIRKMFRRRANGALQRSDSQQAVKSPPLLDSPDANRESIAKVSSKLSSVSLRPINHSSSSTDIRANDFHGNFAFEGIGEEDL is encoded by the exons CTAAGGAAGGAGTATGGCGCCAACGTGGTACCGGCCTTCCCCCCAAAGAAGATCTTCACTCTCACCCCAGCAGAAGTCGAGCAACGACGGGAGCAGCTGGAAAAGTACATGCAGGCGG TACGACAGGACCACTTGCTGGGAGGCAGTGAGATCTTCAACAGCTTCCTGCGCAAAGCTCAGCAG GAGACCCAGCAGATCCCCACTGAAGAGGTGCAGCTGGAGGTGCTTCTGTCCAACGGGCAGAAGGTCAAGATCAACATCCTCACCTCAGATCAGACCGAGGATGTCCTCGAG GCAGTAGCCTCCAAGCTGGACCTGCCAGAGGACTTGATTGGCTACTTCCACCTTTTCCTGGTACGAGAAGCCAAGGACGGAGCCTTTTCCT TTATCCGGAAACTGCAGGAATTTGAACTGCCATACGTGTCTGTCACCAGCCTCCGCAACCCAGAGTACAAGATCCTTCTGCGGAAAAG CTACTGGGACTCTGCCTATGATGATGATGTCATGGAGCAGCGGGTGGGGCTGAACCTGCTCTATGCCCAG ACGGTAGCGGACATTGAGCGGGGCTGGATACTTGCCAGCAAGGAACAGCACCGTCAGTTGAAGTCCTTGCAGGAAAAGGTCTCTAAGAAGGAG TTCATCCGCCTGGCACAGACCCTCAAGTATTATGGCTATCTCAAATTTGACCCCTGTATTACTGACTTCCCTGAGAAAGGCTGCCATGTCATTGTCGGAGCTGGGAACAGTGAGTTGAACTTCCAGGTCAAGCTGCCCAATGACCAGATCAAGGAGGGGAGTTTCAAAGTAACCCGCATGCGCTGCTGGCGGGTTACTTCCTCG GTCCCTGTGAACAACGGCACCTCGGGCCCAACAGCTGGCAAGTCAGAAGTGAAGTTGGAACTGGCCTTTGAGTATCTGATGAGCAAGGACCGCCTGCAGTGGGTCACCATTACCAGTCCACAA GCTATAATGCTGAGCATCTGCCTGCAGTCCATGGTGGATGAGCTGATGGTGAAGAAATCAGGAGGCAGCATCCGCAAG ATGTTCCGCAGGCGAGCCAACGGTGCCCTGCAGCGTTCGGATAGCCAACAGGCAGTAAAGTCGCCTCCACTTCTG GATTCTCCCGATGCCAACAGGGAATCAATTGCAAAGGTCTCG agCAAGCTCAGCTCTGTCAGCCTGCGGCCAATCAACCATTCCAGCTCTTCCACCGACATCCGGGCCAACGACTTTCATGGCAACTTTGCCTTTGAAGGCATCGGCGAGGAGGACCTTTAG